From the Capnocytophaga sp. oral taxon 878 genome, the window ATATAAGGCACAGTGCCTAAATAAACATCTTGTACGATAGTTTCAAAGTCTTCGTGCTCAGGGTCGGTGCAATAGAGCTTCAAACGAGCTTTCAGTGGTACACTATAAGTAAGTCCTCTCTCTATACATTCTTCTATTGAATAACGCGGAGGGTCTACGAAATAGTCAAGGAATTCAAGCACGAATTGATTGCGAGTGTCAGATATAGGAAAGTTTTCCTTAAAAGTATGGAATAATCCCTCGTGCACTCGGTCTTCCGACTTGGTTTCCATCTGAAAGAACTCTTGAAACGATTTAATTTGAATATCCAAAAAGTCAGGATATTCAGGGGTGTGTTTCACGGAAGCAAAATTCACTCTTGCGGTTTGATTCGTAAGCATTTTCTTTACTTTAAATTATTATTTAGTGTGTTAGTAGTAAGTTGTTATCATTAGTTGTTAGCTGCCACAGTAGATATAGGTTCTTGCAACACCATCTTCTTCTCTTTCTACTTCAGAACCTTCATAAAGTATATGGTCACCTAATTCTTTATTAGCCTGTTGGTTATGTACTTTCATCAGAAATTCATAACCCAAAAAGCTCTTTCCATTATCAGGAAGCAAAGTCGCTGCCAATTCTACCTGATAACCATACTCATCATCATCAGGTTCTTGCTCAAAATAATCTTCATCTTCCATCAGCTCCTCATTGGGTAGTATATCTTCTGGATGTACCCAAGCCATATATTGCATTTCAATACTAGGCTCATCAATTACTAGCTCATCTAATCGCCATTCTTTTTCATTTTCACAGCTAATATTATACTCTTCAATATCCTTTTTAAACTCTTCTACAGTATTGTAATATTTCTTAGAGAAACTCCAATAGATGTTATTTAAGCGTTCAAGATGTTTGCTCATTTTGTTTTATGTTTATTTGGCAGAAGTATCTTTAATATTCCACCATAATATTGTTATTGTATTGTTTTGTGCGTTAGCTTTTATTTAAATTACAAAATGGTTTAGGTCTTTTTACCATTGAAAAAGACCTAAACCTTATGGGGTTTATTTGTAAAATTATTTCAATTCTACTTCAGCTCCAGCTTCTTCTAAAGATTTTTTAAGACCTTCTGCCTCTTCTTTAGAAACACCTTCTTTTACTTTTGAAGGAGCACCGTCTACTACTTCTTTAGCTTCTTTTAGTCCAAGACCAGTAAGATCTTTTACTAATTTAACTACAGCTAATTTGTTAGCACCTGCTGATTTCAAGATTACGTCAAATTCAGTTTTTTCAGCTGCTGCTTCAGCTCCACCTGCTGCAGGTCCTGCTGCTACTGCTACTGCTGCTGCCGCTGGCTCAATTCCGTATTCTTCTTTAAGGATTTGTGCAAGCTCGTTTACTTCTTTAACGGTTAAGTTTACTAATTGTTCTGCGAAATTTTTTAAATCTGCCATTTTTTCTATCGTTTTTTTAATTGTTTATGAATAAATTTGTGCGTTCTGAATTACTCTTTTTCAGACAAGGTTTTGATAATACCTGCCAATTTTCCGCCTCCTGATTTAAGAGCAGAAATAACATTTTTAGCAGGTGATTGAAGCAAGCCGATGATGTCACCAATAACCTCATTCTTAGATTTGATTGCCGCAAGAGAATCTAATTGGTTATCACCTACAAAAACAGCCGAATCAATATAAGCCCCTTTCAAAATAGGCTTTTCTGATTTTTTACGAAACTCTTTGATAAGCTTAGCAGGCACATTTCCTACTTCTGCATACATCAATGAGGTATTACCTTTAAGAATACTTGGTAATTCACCAAAATCCTTATCTGAAGCTTCCATCGCTTTAGCAAGCAAGGTATTCTTCACTACTGCCAACTTGATATTTGCTTTAAAACAAGCACGACGTAACGCACTTGTAGCTTGAGCATTTAATCCAGTTAGGTCTGTTACATAAATAACATTATTTTCAGCTAACTGAGCAGTCAAATTTTCTATTACTAATGATTTTTCTTCTCTTGTCATAATTTCGTTTTTTAACTACCAATTAAACTGTTTTAGTATCTACTGCCACACTAGGACTCATAGTAGTTGAAAGGTAAATAGATTTCATATAAGTACCTTTTGCAGCGGTAGGCTTCATTTTTATCAATGTTTGTATAAGCTCATTTGCATTATCTACAATCTTCTCTACTGAGAAAGAGGCTTTACCTATTGAAGCATGTACAATACCTGTTTTATCTACTCTAAAGTCAATTTTACCAGATTTTACTTCTTGTACAGCTTTACCTATCTCCATAGTAACAGTACCTGTCTTAGGGTTAGGCATCAAACCACGAGGTCCTAGCACACGTCCTAAAGGTCCTAATTTACCCATTACAGCAGGCATAGTAACAATAACGTCTACATCTGTCCAACCATCTTTAATTTTTTGTAGATATTCATCCAACCCCACATAGTCAGCACCAGCTGCTTTAGCTTCAGCTTCTTTATCAGGAGTTACAAGGGCCAACACTCGCACATCTTTACCTGTTCCGTGAGGTAGTGTTACCACACCACGAACCATCTGGTTCGCTTTACGTGGGTCTACTCCCAATCGCACCGCGATATCTACCGAAGCATCAAATTTTGTGTAAGTGATTTCTTTCAATAATGCAGAAGCATCTTTGAGGGAATAAAGCTTATTCCTATCAACTTTAGCAAGAGCTTCTTTGTGTTTCTTTGTCAATTTTGCCATAATGCTTTCCGATTAAAAAGGTTTTTCACCAGTTACTGTTATACCCATTGAACGTGCCGTACCAGCAATCATAGTCATTGCTGCCTCAAGGGTGAATGCACTCAAATCAGGCATCTTATCCTCTGCTATAGCCTTTACTTGTTCCCAAGTAACATTGGCTACTTTCTTACGGTTGGGCTCTCCGGAACCTCCTTTAACCTTAGCGATTTCCAATAGCTGAACTGCAGCAGGAGCTGTCTTTATAACAAAGTCAAATGACTTGTCTTTATAAACTGTGATAACAACAGGAAGTACTTTCCCTTGTTTGTCCTGTGTACGAGCATTAAACTGTTTACAGAACTCCATAATGTTAACACCGGCAGCACCTAATGCGGGTCCAATTGGTGGCGAAGGGTTCGCTTGACCTCCCCGAGCTTGTAGTTTAACTACTTTACTAATTTCTTTTGCCATTGTTTATTATTAATATTTATTTAATTTTTCCCTCACACCTATAGGCATTCAGGCTCTTTGTTACATTTTTTCTACTTGGGTATAGCTAAGCTCTAATGGCGTTTTTCTTCCAAAAATCTTCACCATTACTTCTAGCTTGCGCTTCTCCTCATTCACACGCTCAATAGTCCCGTTAAAACCATTGAAAGGCCCATCTATAAGCTTCACCATCTCTCCTACTTCATACGGAATAGCTACCGCTTCTACTGTCTCAGCTAGCTCATCTACTTGCCCCAACATACGGTTCACATCCGCCTTGCGTAAGGGCAGCGGGTCTCCCCCTTTGGTTTCACTTAAAAAGCCTACTACACCTGGAATTGATTTGATTATATGGACTACCTCTCCAGCCAAATGAGCTTTTACCATTACATATCCTGGCATATGCACTCGCTCCTTAGTAATTTTCTTACCATTGCGCACTTGCACCACCTTCTCTGTAGGCACTAATACCTCTTCTACATAGTCAGCATAGCCCAAACGGCTTGATTCACTCTCTATGTAGTTCTTTATTTTATTCTCCTGACCGGTAACTGTTTTTACAACGTACCACTTCTTTTCTAACAATCCAGACATTATCCGTTGTTTTTATTGCATAAATTTAAAATACTTACCTATAAGGTATTCAAATGAAGAATCCATTCCCCATATAACTAATGAAAATAGCACGGCAAATACCACTACTACCACCATTTCTTTCTGTGAACTAGCAAGTGTAGGCCACGTTACGTGGTTCTTTAACTCTTCATACGACTCTTTAATATACTGAACCATAATATGTTATGTTATATCAATGTGTTATTTAGCACACAATTATGCACGCTTTTGGGTGGCAAAAGTACAACAAATATTTTAACCTGCAAAACTTTTGCAACTTTTTTTGAAAAAAAACTTATTCCACAGCGCAGTCTTGCCAGCCTACAGCTTGTTTATAAGCCTCAACCGATCTATATGGCACCACTACCTTCCCCTTATACCCCAAACTCCTATTTACTTCCGGAGGCGTTACTGCCTTACAATGCAATTCTGTAAGTCCGCTATTCTCAAAGGCTGCCAAATCAATCTTTTCTACTGTAGCTGGCAATCTCAGTTCTGCCAAACTACTACAACCATAAAATGTCTGTACCCCTATACTCGTTGTAAATTTTGATAGTTTCACTTCTTTTAAGCTACTACAATTATAGAAGAGTTTTGCAGCCACCTCTATCACTGCACGAGGCAACTCTATGGCTTGCAGGCTCGTACATTCACCAAAGGCAAATACACCTATATATTTAACCTCATCAGGAAGCGTTATTTCTTGAAGATTCTTGCAGCCATAAAAAGCCCCGTAATATATATCGGTAAGCGCCAACGGAAACTGCACCGCTGCAAGTGAAGTGCAATTTCTAAAAGCATGCATATTAATTTTCTCTACCGTATCTGGAATGATAATAGCCTGCAAAGCAGTACAATCCAAAAAAGTATCATTCAGTATATGCCGCAAGCCATAAGGCAACTTTGCTTGTTGTAACCCCGTACAACTATGAAAAGCGCTAGACCCTATATATATCACACTGTCAGGAATATCAATAGCCTTTAGCCTCTTACAATACTCAAAACAGTCATCTCCTACCACCTCCAAGGCCTCAGGAAGCAAAATCTCTTCCAAAGCCTCGCAATAAGCAAAAGCACTACTCTTAAGATGCCTTACACTCGCTGGCAAATTCACCTTTTTTAGTTCCTTACACTGGTAAAATAACCCCGACGGTATCACCCTTAGGTTTTGAGTGATGAAATTCACTTCTTTAAGATTCGTATTATCTAAGAAAACCCTACCACCAAGCACCGTAACACTTTCAGGAATATCAACCTGTTGTAACAAAAAGCATCCTCTAAAAGCCTCCTCACCTATCTCTGTTACCGAGTTAGGTAATGTAACACTCTGTAATTTAGAACAATAAGCAAAAGCTTGCGCACCTATTTGCTGAACCGAATTAGGCAACATCTCTACCCCTTCAAGAGCCGCACATCCCAAAAAAGCACGCTCATCAATAGCTGTTACTCCTCCCCCTATATCAATACTTTTCAGCCTATTACAATCCTTAAAAGCCTCAGCACCAATCATCTTTACAGTGCGTGGCAACTCAATACGCCCATCCGCCGGAATCTTATTATTCTCACACTTCAGTAGCGTACCCTCTTTAATAAACAAAGCCTCTACCCCTTTTTGTGCTGTCAAAAACTGCACACACAATAGCAGAAACCATAAAATGTATGTACGAGTGGTAGTCTTCATTATATTTTGCTTTTATATATTTCAAGCTGCAAATATACAATTTATTTATAAAATAACAACTAACACCAAACAAAAATAACACCGATTTTACATTTAAAAAATACTCCCTATTCCCCTGTCAAACAATATCTTTAAAGCCCACAACTCCCCTTCCTCTACTCCCAAAAGTCCCATCTCCTCTACCTCACCCAAAATTAAAAAATTCTCACCTTTTTCTCATTTTTGTTACCAATCTTTCAATTTTTTCTCATCCCCCACCCTCACTTCTTATCTCTTGGATCTTATTTGATAATCAACCCATTACACTTCCATCCACCCCCCAACCACCTTATAACTATAGCTTAGGAAGAACGAACCTATAACGAAGGATAAACGAACTATAAACGAAGGATACACCTCACTCCACTGATTATCAACCGCTTCACCTCCCCTCCCCCTCTTTGCCAAATTCGCAACAAAACTCCCCAATCACCACATTTTTCTCATCTCTCCCATCTCCCTCAGCTACTCAGTACTAACAAAAAAAACTTTGCTAAGACCTTATAGCCTTAGCAAAGTTTCCATTTGTCAATTATCAATTATTAATCCTTAGAAGTTTGGTCTTAGCTGCTGTTTATTATTGTAGAAATCTTCTATCACTTTAATCACCTCTTCTTCTGTATCCACCAAGTGAAACAAATCCAAGTCCTCAGCACTAATATTACCAAATTTCTCCAGCAAAACCTGCTTAATCCATCCCACTAAGCCTCCCCAATAGTCAGTACCTACCAAAATAATAGGAATTTTATCTATTTTACCAGTCTGAACCAAGGTAAGCGTCTCAAAAAGCTCATCAAGCGTACCAAAACCACCTGGCATAGCCACAAAAGCCTTCGAATATTTAATAAACATCACCTTTCTAGCAAAAAAATAGTTGAATTTAATATTCTTATCGTGGTCTATATAGCTATTGTTGCTCTGTTCAAAAGGCAAGTCAATATTCAGTCCTGCCGATACTCCTTTGTTAAGGTGTGCCCCCTTATTACCTGCTTCCATAATACCTGGCCCACCACCAGTAATAATACCAAAACCCTCATCTACTATCTTTTTGGCAATGCGCACAGTAAGTTCATAATAAGGATTATCAGGCTTAATACGTGCCGAACCAAAAATACACACACACGGCCCTATCGAGCTCATCTGCTCATAACCGTGTACAAATTCCCCCATTATTTTAAATATCGACCAAGAGTCGTGTGTCTTAGTATCATTCCAAACTTTTGAATGTTTTTTCATTGAGTTAAGTGTTAAAAATTAAAAAAAATAAGGCATATAGCCTTCCCAACCATAGTTATCAAAATACGTGTCCTAATAGCCCTCTATATCATCGCCTACAAGCGTTTTTCTATTAAAAGCTGAAAATAACAATAATATATATTAAAAAAAAAAAGTCCTCCAACCCCGATGAATTAGCAATTCATCTTACACCTCTTTCTCTGTCCTACTCGCACTTTCAAACTTTTTAAGGTCATTACCCTTCAGTGCATTCTCTACCAGTTCAGGCAATCTATCAGGCGTACAAGCAAAACAAGCAATACCCAATTTACTAATCTCTTTGCCAAGATGTTCATCATAATCAGGCCTACCACTGTCCGACAAAGCCAAAAGTACTATTACCTTTACCCCATCTTGATGCATCTCATTCAGTCTGCGCAAAAGCCCCGCTCTCACCCCTCCTTCATAAAGGTCTGATATAAGGATAAACATCGTCTTACGCGGATTCTCAATAAGTGTCTGGCAATACGCCACCGATTTGTTAATATCAGTTCCACCGCCCAGTTGCACCCCGAAAAGCATATCCACAGGGTCTTGTCTACAAGCCTCCGTAAGGTCTGTAATCTCTGTGTCAAACACTACCACGTGAGTATCCAAAGCTGGCATACTTGCAAAAATAGACCCCATCACCGATGAGTAGATAATCGAATCACACATCGAGCCACTTTGGTCTATATCCAGTATCACCGTCCAATTCTTTTGCCGTTGGGTACGTTCAAAAAAGTAAAACTTCTCAGGTATAATACGTTTCGTAGCCGTATCGTAATTCTTAAGGTTGCGTTGTATGGTTCTTTTCCAATCTGTCGATGAGAAATTAGCTATAGGGGTATGCGCTTTTTTGTTCAAAGCACCCGTAACAGCCCTGCGCAAGTCCTGTTCCATACGCTTCATAATCTCGTTCACCACCTCTTTTACCAACTCTCTGGCTGTATCTTTTGATTTGGCAGGAATCTGCCCCTTCAATGCCATCAACGTACCCACCATCGAGATATCTGGCTTTACATTCTTAAGAGTTTCAGGTTCAAAAAGAAGTTTAGTAAGCCCCTTGCGCTCAATAGCATCCGTTTGGATAACACTCACCACATCAGGCGGAAAAAAAGAACGTACATCAGTAAGCCACTTCGCCAAGTTAGGAGAAGAACTCCCCAACCCAGCCGAGCGCTTTCCTCCACCACCTCCATTGCCAGTACCATCTGTATCGTCATAAAGGGCAGCAAGAGTAGCATCCATCAGTGATTGCTCTTCTGTCAAAGACACATCTCCCATAGCCTGTGCATCCCGACCCAAAATAAGTCGCCATCTTGTAAGTTGATCGTTCATTATAAAATATAAAACAAGAGTCCTATTTGTAACACATTTGATTTTAAGCTTGTACCATCATTGGCTTTAGCATCACTCAGCATAGGCGAAAGATTATATTGCACAAAAAAGTTCAAGGCGTTATAACCAAAAGCAATAAAAGTTTTTAGCTGAAAAGTTTTAGCTATATCAACATTCTGGAAAGAAGTATCTACCTCATTAGCCGTATACAAGCTCCTACCGCCAAACAAGTACGCCAATCGTACACCTGTGTACACCCTCCAAAACTTATGACTTTCAGGAGTCGAAGTTCTAAACCTAAACTCTACAGGTATCTCAATAGCATGTGTCTTAAAATAATTCTTACTGATGGCCAAATCTTTAAAGTGCTCCACTATCTCATAAGTTACCACATCCAAAGCTCGGTTAGCCACCATATTGTTATACACCACATCATAAGCATACCCCA encodes:
- the rplL gene encoding 50S ribosomal protein L7/L12, which translates into the protein MADLKNFAEQLVNLTVKEVNELAQILKEEYGIEPAAAAVAVAAGPAAGGAEAAAEKTEFDVILKSAGANKLAVVKLVKDLTGLGLKEAKEVVDGAPSKVKEGVSKEEAEGLKKSLEEAGAEVELK
- the rplJ gene encoding 50S ribosomal protein L10, with protein sequence MTREEKSLVIENLTAQLAENNVIYVTDLTGLNAQATSALRRACFKANIKLAVVKNTLLAKAMEASDKDFGELPSILKGNTSLMYAEVGNVPAKLIKEFRKKSEKPILKGAYIDSAVFVGDNQLDSLAAIKSKNEVIGDIIGLLQSPAKNVISALKSGGGKLAGIIKTLSEKE
- the rplA gene encoding 50S ribosomal protein L1, producing the protein MAKLTKKHKEALAKVDRNKLYSLKDASALLKEITYTKFDASVDIAVRLGVDPRKANQMVRGVVTLPHGTGKDVRVLALVTPDKEAEAKAAGADYVGLDEYLQKIKDGWTDVDVIVTMPAVMGKLGPLGRVLGPRGLMPNPKTGTVTMEIGKAVQEVKSGKIDFRVDKTGIVHASIGKASFSVEKIVDNANELIQTLIKMKPTAAKGTYMKSIYLSTTMSPSVAVDTKTV
- the rplK gene encoding 50S ribosomal protein L11, with the protein product MAKEISKVVKLQARGGQANPSPPIGPALGAAGVNIMEFCKQFNARTQDKQGKVLPVVITVYKDKSFDFVIKTAPAAVQLLEIAKVKGGSGEPNRKKVANVTWEQVKAIAEDKMPDLSAFTLEAAMTMIAGTARSMGITVTGEKPF
- the nusG gene encoding transcription termination/antitermination protein NusG, whose amino-acid sequence is MSGLLEKKWYVVKTVTGQENKIKNYIESESSRLGYADYVEEVLVPTEKVVQVRNGKKITKERVHMPGYVMVKAHLAGEVVHIIKSIPGVVGFLSETKGGDPLPLRKADVNRMLGQVDELAETVEAVAIPYEVGEMVKLIDGPFNGFNGTIERVNEEKRKLEVMVKIFGRKTPLELSYTQVEKM
- the secE gene encoding preprotein translocase subunit SecE, which encodes MVQYIKESYEELKNHVTWPTLASSQKEMVVVVVFAVLFSLVIWGMDSSFEYLIGKYFKFMQ
- a CDS encoding leucine-rich repeat domain-containing protein: MKTTTRTYILWFLLLCVQFLTAQKGVEALFIKEGTLLKCENNKIPADGRIELPRTVKMIGAEAFKDCNRLKSIDIGGGVTAIDERAFLGCAALEGVEMLPNSVQQIGAQAFAYCSKLQSVTLPNSVTEIGEEAFRGCFLLQQVDIPESVTVLGGRVFLDNTNLKEVNFITQNLRVIPSGLFYQCKELKKVNLPASVRHLKSSAFAYCEALEEILLPEALEVVGDDCFEYCKRLKAIDIPDSVIYIGSSAFHSCTGLQQAKLPYGLRHILNDTFLDCTALQAIIIPDTVEKINMHAFRNCTSLAAVQFPLALTDIYYGAFYGCKNLQEITLPDEVKYIGVFAFGECTSLQAIELPRAVIEVAAKLFYNCSSLKEVKLSKFTTSIGVQTFYGCSSLAELRLPATVEKIDLAAFENSGLTELHCKAVTPPEVNRSLGYKGKVVVPYRSVEAYKQAVGWQDCAVE
- a CDS encoding TIGR00730 family Rossman fold protein codes for the protein MKKHSKVWNDTKTHDSWSIFKIMGEFVHGYEQMSSIGPCVCIFGSARIKPDNPYYELTVRIAKKIVDEGFGIITGGGPGIMEAGNKGAHLNKGVSAGLNIDLPFEQSNNSYIDHDKNIKFNYFFARKVMFIKYSKAFVAMPGGFGTLDELFETLTLVQTGKIDKIPIILVGTDYWGGLVGWIKQVLLEKFGNISAEDLDLFHLVDTEEEVIKVIEDFYNNKQQLRPNF
- a CDS encoding VWA domain-containing protein is translated as MNDQLTRWRLILGRDAQAMGDVSLTEEQSLMDATLAALYDDTDGTGNGGGGGKRSAGLGSSSPNLAKWLTDVRSFFPPDVVSVIQTDAIERKGLTKLLFEPETLKNVKPDISMVGTLMALKGQIPAKSKDTARELVKEVVNEIMKRMEQDLRRAVTGALNKKAHTPIANFSSTDWKRTIQRNLKNYDTATKRIIPEKFYFFERTQRQKNWTVILDIDQSGSMCDSIIYSSVMGSIFASMPALDTHVVVFDTEITDLTEACRQDPVDMLFGVQLGGGTDINKSVAYCQTLIENPRKTMFILISDLYEGGVRAGLLRRLNEMHQDGVKVIVLLALSDSGRPDYDEHLGKEISKLGIACFACTPDRLPELVENALKGNDLKKFESASRTEKEV
- a CDS encoding outer membrane beta-barrel protein codes for the protein MDKIFFPFLFLLFTINAFGQEDSDDGMIGTAASTISGTTTDLHYLEDQFYIGLTYDYLAGKANSVVQHNLSHGIHAGFIRDLPLNKKRNLGFGIGVGYAYDVVYNNMVANRALDVVTYEIVEHFKDLAISKNYFKTHAIEIPVEFRFRTSTPESHKFWRVYTGVRLAYLFGGRSLYTANEVDTSFQNVDIAKTFQLKTFIAFGYNALNFFVQYNLSPMLSDAKANDGTSLKSNVLQIGLLFYIL